A region of the Haematobia irritans isolate KBUSLIRL chromosome 5, ASM5000362v1, whole genome shotgun sequence genome:
tatttatttatttaatcaaccaaCGCCCTTCTGGACAAAATGTTGATAGAATTCAATCAATAGAGCTCtagtattccaaataaaaacttaaccttataattaaaacgaaactaaaaaaaaaacttaaaattaaattctattattaataaatcctattaatattataaattaagatTTCAAAGACAATCTCTATTCTCATGTAAAAGTAGGTACTCAACAATTAAGTGGCTGTCtaaatctctttaaaatgtGATATTCATAGATATAGCCATATAATAAAACTCCACATTATAAACAATTATTTTCTACTTGCAGACATCTAGTAAAAAACCATTGTGTTTTATTGCAATTAATACGTTGAATGACGTCCAGGCTATTCGTTGCGCAGAATTTCACCCTGATGGTAGTTTTTACGCAGTAGGTTCCAACTCAAAGACTTTAAGGATATGTCTATATCCACAACAAAGCGTTAATAGGTAGGTAATACACGTCAAATTAAACATTACTTAACCCATTCTTTATTCTCTTAAAGCAAATCTTTATCGTTTCAATCGAGCAGCGTAATATTTAAGCGCACCAAACACCACAAAGGGTCCATATACTGTCTATCTTGGTCTAAGGATGGACAACTTATAGCAACTGGCTCCAATGACAAAaccattaaaataattaaatacagTAGCGAAAACAAACAACTAGAAGGTCGCGAAATTGAGCTGCAATATCATGATGGAACTGTCCGCGACTTGTGCTTCTTGAATGATACAGAGAAAACACTTCTTGTCAGTGGAGGAGCAGGCGACTGCAAAGTCGTAAGTGTTGTCCAACAACTTTTCacatttttgataacatttttattttagtatgtCAGTGATTGCTGTGTTCCTTCACACCCAATAAATACTTATGCTGAACATACAGGTCACATATTTTCCGTGTATAGTTGGGAAACTAATATGTTTGTAACAGGATCACAAGTATGTAAACATTTAAAAGTCATCAAATATGTCAATTTATaactataataaataaatatttcctaAAACTTAACTGTTCTATTATCATATTGTATATGATAACAAGATTATATAAATTAGTGCTTAAAGTTTGTATTAAGCTTTTGTGTTAATTATATGCATGTCGACACAAatgattttcaaatatttttaggaCAAATCTGTACGATTCTGGGATATTCGAGTTCAAGACTCAATAAATACTGTAATACCATCCAGTTATTCATCTGTAACATCGGTCTGCGTGGATCCTACTGGCAGATTACTAGTATCCGGTCACGAGGACGCATGTGTTCTACATGATATCCGCCGCAATAGACAGATCCAATGTTTTCAACCGCATTCCGCAGATATAAGGTAAATATCACATTTAAATATATCCaaagaattaataatatttacacaaacttttatttttagatcTATAAGATTTTCGCCGTCAGCCTATTACTTGCTTACTTGTGGTTATGATAATAAAATCGTCCTTACAGATTTGCAAGGTAATTTAACACAATCCTTGCCTTCAGTTGTTGTAGGAGAACATAGTGACAAAGTCATATCGGCTAGATGGCACCCAAAAGACTTTTCAATTCTAACAACATCTGCTGATAAAACTGCCAAattgtgggctataccaaatattTAACTAATAATTTCTAATACACATAAGCCAAAAAGAGCAAATTATTCTTTTATAAGAAGATCTACTttagaaaaacgaaaaatactttcatgtaaggTATCTAATTTATAATATTCCTTTCATTCGGAATACTCAAGAGTCTGTTATTATCTATTAATtccttatttatattttttatacatgtatttttatcatttaaataaactattgacattttcaTATGTAAGTGTATTTGTACAATTTCGCTTTGTTTATGATCGGAAATAAAAAGGTATTGGGATTTGGTTAGTTGTATTATTTGCACATTACTTTattaagtgattttttgttgttgaataAACCTATAACAATTCATACTGACGAAGGTGCATTCTTTGAATTATATCTCGACAATCATTAAATACTCGTTTGATATTTTCGGTATCTACAGCACATGTAAAATGAGGATAACAATAATGTTTCCCATCACCACTAGCAGTAGATATACGCTAGAAATAAATAGGATCAATTAGCATTTGGGTTACACAGATAGATATTAagtcaattttaccaaaaactcaTCACGTATGAAATACTTAGCCCTTATAACTTCAGGATCGTCTCCAGACTCGATTATTGCATCACCTAGATtagttaaaaagaaataaatggaCTTTTAAAAATCTGAAATTCCAATTAGTTATAATGGAGTTTTACTTGGTGTTTGATATTTATTGAACTCGGCAAAATATTCCGAAAGCTTGCTTTTACCAGCTTTAATTTTCTCTGCTAACAAATCTTGTTTGTTAAGAAACAGAATTACAGATATTGTACGCAACCATCTATGGAATAGAACTTATTAGTAAAAAATGcacatttttctaatattattGATTAATTACCTATTGTTCCAAATGCTTTTAAATAATTCCAAAGACTCGCGTAGTCGATTTTGTGTTGGATCCTCACGTAAAACCATATTGTAGCTAGAACATGCGGTTACGAATATAATTGCAGTAACGTCATTAAAGCATTGTATCCACTTTCGACGTTCATCCCTTTGGCCTCCCACATCAAACAtgctacattaaaaaaaaaacgttagaaATTAATGCCAACCAACTATTTCCTTTTGTTTATAATAACTTACTGGAAATTGACTTTGTCAACTTGAAATCTTGTTTCAAAAATACCAGAAGTTAGCACACGACACCGTAAAATGTCTTGCTCATTTGGTGTATAGTTTTGCTGTTTTATTATGCTTACTCGATCCAAAAAGCTAAAGGAGTAGtcgttttttaatattttataatgtgtaaaaaatattatataacacTTACTACTTTGCGCAATCAATTAATTGGTATTCATTTGATCTTTCATAAGTCGCCAATACGCCTCTATCCTTCCACAATTCTTCTGTGTGCTCATAAAATTCTGGAGGATAATTAAAATCGGGACCTATAGTTTAAATACATagagagatataatttttttagaactaCATTCTTAAATATAGCAGACCAAATTTTTTCACTTACTTGAAGCATAATCCTGAATGTACTCAACCCTAATGTCATTTTCCTTTTTCTCCAAAGGTATAGGTGGATTCAGTGTGCTCATTGCACCAGTAATAGTCTGAAGATAGAAAgatgacaaaatataaaaaaaattggtattttaatttttcattacaaATGATAGAAATTGTTATAAAGCCTTAAATGTCAATTGAGGTAAATTACTAtaaatctattaaaaaataaCGCCTCGAAGCAGAATGCTTTACTTATAATCTATAATGCTTAAAGGTAGagatttaatgtgttaataaatacatatataaataatagaTTAGAAAGAAAAACTAGTATTATCTAATCTTAGTAAAAACTACTCCTTAAATTAtcttgtatttttcttttatcatttatatattttttatattttcccctAAATTAATATAactattgtaaaaatatattaagtttttatcatCACTTTGTTCTCCACTATTTGTGGGCCattaagaaattttcctattcAACACACTATGATCGAATATTGGCACTGAATGTCGTGAAATCTTCTCTAGCtgagaaactttgaaaaagaaaataaacaccatctaggttaggttaagttaggtatagtggcagtccctCATTTTAGGcaaacttggactattcagtccattgtgatgccacatgtggtgaacttctcttaatCAATGAGTgctcccgattctatgtttagctcaaacaAGGGAAGGAAAATGTTTGATGTCCTTCACAGAATGATATACATTTTGGGCGTGCATAGATACTTAATGTAAATGTAAAAGTTGAGGCCGTTTTTCGGCGATTTCTTACTTCAAACGATAAAAATccgacttgttttaattaatgaaaactattccatgcacatcccaaaatATAGCAACCATAACCATCTGGATAACTGTCGACTGGACCGATTGCTCAGAGATCAatgcaaatttattttgtttgataATCTTTAAACACTTCTTCGTCGTGTTTTTTggccaaaaccgaaaaaatccTTAGCTTAATTCTATttttccctttaaaacaatgatgTTGTAATCAAAATGGTTTAATTCAAAGATTGTATAGGCGTAATTCCAGCTAGGCTGTCGGAATTTTAATAGTTTTGGTTGATTTCAAGATTCCTATTAAACTTTTAAATTTCCTTTTGGAAATCTACACATTCATTCTATGTCAGAGACTGATTTTCTTATTGGAGAAATGAACAAAACAATGAAGTAGTATAGGGCTAAACATTCGGTAAGTATATTCATACCCTAATTAGTTCTGATTGGAATTAAGGTTGATTTACACACCATGCGGCAATCCGTGCGCATGGAAGgattgattttttctgtttgcggcagactattcgagcttttgatttcaaagagaaatttcaactgttcaatcatcggacgcattgaacgcatggtatgtaattctacctttacTCTTTCTTCTAATTTAAATacgttacatttttaaatttacagtgaaatattttctatcttATTTACCTGTAAAATTGGACTGTTTTATTATAAACAACAGAAGCTTTGGATGGAATGTTTGTTACAATctaatatttcaaatcaaatgctATCGAATTTGATACAATTGGACCTCAACAATTATCTAAGATATGAACAGGTATTTATAAAATCTGACAGTATCTGTGGTGGTCTAATTACATCCCTTACATTAGATCTTCGtagtagatttcaaatttagacaaatctgCTGGCCAAATGTATTTGGCCAGATAACTATTCGATAGAACTGGTTTTGACATATGCCAATTGATACCTTGAACTTAATGTTGGTCCCTAGTTAACATTtacataacccccatttaaaaaaataatatttataatatatatatttacaaagaaATTCTTCTTTTTGGTTTAAACAGAGATAAGAAACATTTGAGTCCCAAGACTTACCAATATTGCGTCACGTATATTCTTTTTAATGTCttcgattttttgtttcttttcttgTTCTGAAAATCCGTCTACGTGCAATATACGCATCTGCTTGACAATAGTTGATTTTCCAGATTCACCAGCTCCTAACAGCAAAAGTCTATGGGTTGCCCTATAGAGCTGTTTATCCTTCTGAAGTTGTTTTGAAATGGCATCACTGCGACGCTTTTGACTCCTTGTATCTTCAGAATTTATATCGGACTGCTTAGAACTAGGAGAACCAAAGCAACCCATTGCAGACCAAGGAATCCACCAACACGCTTCTCGTCCTTCTTGTGTTCCGTCGGGAGACTCAGCGCCCCCGTTTTCTTCGTTTTGAGCCAGTCTAAATAAGCTCTGACTTAGATTGTTTTCTCAAATATTGCTTTTAATAAGCCAGCGTGGAAATGTTGTAGGCTCTCCTTATAAcattaaaaactttatatatagtgTGTATATATTATAAGATGGGAAGTTGTAATATACTTTTTAGTTTTCTTCCTTCTCGTTTCCTCCACCTTACAGTTTGTCTTTCAAAAGCTTTAGGTACAGATGATTAGATTTGTGCAATTATATTTGTGCTATGTTTAAATATCTGAAAagataaacataaaatagaatGTTTTATAATTATTAAGAAAGAAATAAACGGATTGGGAATTTATAACTCGTTTAAGAAAGTCCCATAATTTAAATAAGCCTATTTTCACAACGTTTATATATTTGCCTTTTTGCGTATATAAGGTCTTCGAAGACCGGAATCAAAAAGAATTGActtttttattatatgtatatCTAAGCGCTATTCACAATGGCACAGTCTGTAACAGGTTGCCCTTTGTTCTTCCATATAGGGATCTTCAGTAAATAGGTTTTATTTGTCATAAAGGTCCTTTTCATAATCATCAACAAAGTATGTTCATTAAAAGATTTTCCAATACCGAACATAGTGGTGACTTATTTGCAGAATCTGACTAACAAAAATAGACAAAAACATTAGGGAACAAACATCCATTCAATCGTCCATAAAACGACCaatcatacatacataaatactATATAAGATATGTATACATACGTATGGACGTGGACGTATATGTAGGACCCAATAAACATAATAACGGGCATAATAGTTTAATTCGCATTCTCAGCACATTATGAAAAATTCACGCAGTCAATCATATATAGCATATGAGCAATTTGGGTCCACTTTATATACTCTTCTCGTGCATCAAATTTAACAACTTTGTTGCTCgtcaattagaaaaaaaaactcaaatactTGTAGACACTTCTTTTGCTTAGCTCGTAACAGAGAGCCTCATTCTCCTCTCGCACAACCCCTTACTTCAACAATTTGCTTCAAGtagatatattaaatcaaaccgaTGAAATCCTACATTACAGGTTAAAAAATCgccaattgaatattttttatccaatattgAGGTTTGTCTGTGTCCAAAAAGTGTGcggaataggaaaataataaaattttgtgaataagcGAATACTCTGATCTCTCTGCCTACGCGCCTGTGTTTTGTATTTATACTAAATACATACACTCTCATATTCGAGGGGTGTAAAAATTTGCGTATGGTTTCCGATGTATCGTTAACTAATTCCGTGCTAAGAACAGCTTCCTGGGACTTTTTATGTACAACCGAACTTTTCCAAAGGAATTGCAAAATGATAAATAAACGTCGTCCGCACTAtcaaatagacaaaattttcgacgtcTTTCTTTTTTCGTCatttaaatctatatatatatgtatgtatacatatagagatatacatatatatatattttaattttttttccaaatgcgTACGAGGAGGGATTGATTCGTTAATTTAGCGCATTTTCATTCTAattcttttatttcatttcacttttcttCCTCTAACCTCTTCACTTTTcttttgataaacatttatcTTTATGGGAGTAGAGGCAGGAGGCCAACAAAATTATTGAATGGATAGAGTTGACACCAGCATagttaatatttttgcaaattccAGATGGACCGCCATTAGGTGCTGCTGGTATTCCTTGGtattcttttgtttttctatcagaaaattattaaaactcaCTTTCCTATTTCCTATGTATTCGTATTCTGGTATTGAATAAAATTCACTTTCCATTCCTATGTATTCGTTGCACAGAGCGAGTAATCATATGGGGTTTATAACAAAATAACAGCGCGTTGACGCTTTGGCGTAGCGTCATGGGCCTTTTACACTGCTTGAAACACAAACCATAATATTGCATTCACACTAGTGTGAAAGATTCGCTTCTGCTAAAAACGAATACCAGCATATATCACAGTGAATAGGTTCCTGAACATAGGGTTATTAACTTATTACTGCGCATTAATATGCCTGCCGATTTTTCCATGCGAAAATTTCACAGTTGCATCAATATGTGTTCGAAAATTCACAGCTATTCCTTTTTTATATGGAGCATAACAGTTTTTCTTGTATAAATTTGATCTTATGCCTCGTTACAATATTTGGATATCCCTCGAAAAAATGGACACGGGAAttatcgtccggataaacttactaTCTGAACTAGGCTTGCGCGCCGTCCAaagtataagtttatccggacgacagtgctcgtgtcgaacatatcccatatattggccacattataagttaagtccgaaggcataatcggtactgctgcatgtttatgggatcgataacacatttactgattatttagtcatcaccGACATTTTGTATCGAttggccacactgtaagattccttACAAATACAGaaattccgtccggaaaaagtTATATCCTGGACGATGCATTATGCGCCGTCCAGTTTATCCGGGCGGAATgtctgtaaagaatcttacactgTGACGATAAATGTTGTATCGATCCCATTAACAAGCAACTGTATCGATTATTTCTTCGAACATAACTTATTGTGGACCAATATCTGAGAtaagttcgacacgagcactgtcgtgcgGATATTTTATAGTCTGTACGGCGCATTAGTCGAGAAATAGGATTTTGGTAGCCAGTACTTGTTAGCATGTTCGTTTTACATACCAAGGGTCAGGGttcacgaaaaagtttttcatcggtgaATTATCCCCTCTCTGTAATGTTGGCAACACTGTATGATTCTTTACAAACCCAGAAATTTCGTCCTGAATATTCTGAATGGCttcgtgaaaatttgctttgggcttttccccatcaagttataaaaactttgcaacaaatatgtatcattttatgcctttttcttactgatttagttttcactttagcgattttagcgactaaaggtaggtactatgttctgttttcgcgttgaaattttcgcggttactttattaaaacagttcaatatgaatcagaaaaattaactcacttgatgcgcagtttcttttTCCTAAAGATTTCAgcgagactttacaggaatatgtttattttcatttgtaaTTGTGATTatataaggaaaagtaatcgcgaaaataaagtggttttcaactcgaaaaccgaacatagtacccaccttaaactcgaacttagtactcaccttaatcaCTTAAAATGAGCTTCAATATGAGAATGTCCGTCCTGTGTTTGTTatacgctttacagactatcagttattccggacggaatgtcagtGTTTGTAaataatcttacagtgtgtcgaatcgatacgatttgtcggcgatgactaaataatcggtaaatgtgttatcgatcccataaacatgcagtagtatcgattatgccttcggacttaacttataatgtgcacaatatatgggatatgttcaacACGAGcattgtcgtccggaataactgatagtctgtaaagcgcattagacgAAGGTATgataaactaaatttaataaaaatatatgattttcTTAGTGAACACAGACAAAATGTTTACTTGTCTTTATCCTTTGAAATATATCTGAACACGTGTTGAATTTAAGCATTTCACAAAGGTTCGAGCGACAGGGCTGTTAAAATATATGGTGGCGTTTGGTAACCCTAATGTGATTGTTTGACAGTTCCTATGAACAAtaattaagattttgacagaTCCACTGAACAGTAACTGGCGTGGTaaagattttctttcttttcctTTTCCGATTTCAATATGACGGTGCGTgttattcttttaatttttattcaggCTCAAATAagtgtaaaattataaatgtgaATTCATTTCTATGTTTTGTAGGCCGCTACTAAAGAGAGTGGAAAGAAGATCAAGAGAGATCCCGCAAAGAACCCTATGCGGGATTTGCACATCAGAAAATTGTGCTTGAACATTTGTGTCGGTGAATCTGGTGATAGATTGACCCGTGCCGCTAAGGTAATGTGTAGTGACGTTTAAATTATGAATTCTTTTAACATGCTTGGAAATTGTAGGTTCTTGAACAACTAACTGGACAACAGCCAGTTTTCTCCAAAGCCCGTTACACCGTGCGTTCCTTCGGTATTCGCCGTAATGAAAAGATTGCCGTACATTGCACAGTTCGCGGTGCAAAGGCCGAAGAAATCTTGGAAAAGGGTCTTAAAGTACGTGAATACGAGTTGAGACGTGAAAATTTCTCCGCAACAGGAAACTTTGGTTTCGGTATTCAAGAACACATCGATTTGGGCATTAAGTACGATCCATCGATCGGTATTTATGGTTTGGATTTCTATGTTGTCCTCGGTCGTCCAGGTAAATATTGTCATTTTACTCACAAATGTTCTGAATCGTTAACCTTTTATAaagaatgtaaaaaataatttgtgtcTCAAATGAACGCACTTAATTAGGtacttttaatgtttttttttacatatttgtaaaaatatacaaatttagaAGTGCTCAGTCAATGTGCgtagaaaaattacaattttgtaaaataaaggtGCTCAATGTGTTTCCAATAATAAGTGAGTTTGAAGCACACGGtacttttttgataaaatcccctaattttttatattttttttgttagcaTTATGCCTACGGATCATTACAATTTCTTCCTTTTATTGTGTATTTTTAGGATACAACGTTGCCCACAGAAAACGTAAATCAGGCACAGTTGGTTTCCCCCATCGCCTGACAAAAGAAGATGCTATGAAATGGTTCCAACAGAAATACGATGGTATCATTCTTAACAGCAAGAAATAAGCGAAATATTCTTAAGGCGTACTATTGTTTGTATTGCCAATACGTAATATAaacaatcaaaaataaaatttttacaaaacgttAAATGGATAGTTTCCATTACGATCGCATAAACACAAAAGTTATGTAGAAAATCAATATTGCGGATTCTTATGGACAGTGATATATAGAGGTATACGACCAATGTTGAAAGAATTCACTATTGTTTTTGACGAAAGTTTGTTCATAAAAGCGGTCAACTGCCTCTACTAGTAATGCAATGTTAAGACATTTAAAaacttcccaaaaaatttaatgtgcTTAAATACGATTTGATATTCTGAAGATAGGGATACGTCTCACTAATCTCTCGCATGAGAATAACGTCTTACTCGAATTTAGACGATCATACATTCACTTCTGCCGTCAGATGGTCAGTTGTCTTTTATTGGATTGATCTTGATTCTAGGTGATTCGTTTCTCTCCAGGAAAAAATGTGTTAGCTCTAAAGATTTATTCTCTGATATCCTTCTGATTTTATCTTAgtcagtttcaaacaattttccgtcatttgcttttgtgttgttcgtaaagagcaaattcccttaattttttttataaattggtgTATCATAATGTTCCGATGTTTTTGGTAAGATAGGAAAATGGTATAAAGCCAAAGTGTTCAAACCcccttagtttatttttaattttcggaaCTACCAAACACCGTCTATGGAAAAAGCAAACGGCGACATTCCTAAGagcttttcgcttccatggttgtttattcttttgttgctatttttttttttgctcaagtGCGTTTATTTTGCGAAACGCATTTTTggtagtaaaattttcattacataAAGAAAAAGAATAttacaatgcaaaatttccGTATAAATATTAGTTGAATCAGATTATAACATTCAAACTACAAAGACTTGTTACAAATTTATGTAAATCGAAAATGAGGTTTTTGAATGCCTTATACAGTCAAACTTCCCTACAGTGAACATCTACACTATCAAGCTCTCTATAATGAACAAACACAGCTTATTCCTTACCATTTTCTTGTATTCTGATATAATTTGAAGTAATTTTCTGGTCCCGTCAATATTTATTATAGGGAAGTTCGACTGTATTTATCCTCTAACGATAgtcgaattttcttttaatgttAACCGTTGCGTTTTCCCTCAATGTGGCAGACGAACTAATCTTTATATTAACTGCTAGAAGACTATATTTCACAGGATCATGTCTGTAGTCAATTACTTTCATTGCAAAGTGAAAAATCACTGCTAGAAATTGTcacctttaaaaaaaatcccaaaacggGTTCATTTTTTGGTTAGGATTGTTCTTATATTGtatgtttataaatatttttaccttTTGCTTATATATTTAAAAGTA
Encoded here:
- the LOC142237817 gene encoding WD repeat-containing protein 47 isoform X2, whose amino-acid sequence is METSSKKPLCFIAINTLNDVQAIRCAEFHPDGSFYAVGSNSKTLRICLYPQQSVNSKSLSFQSSSVIFKRTKHHKGSIYCLSWSKDGQLIATGSNDKTIKIIKYSSENKQLEGREIELQYHDGTVRDLCFLNDTEKTLLVSGGAGDCKVYVSDCCVPSHPINTYAEHTGHIFSVYSWETNMFVTGSQDKSVRFWDIRVQDSINTVIPSSYSSVTSVCVDPTGRLLVSGHEDACVLHDIRRNRQIQCFQPHSADIRSIRFSPSAYYLLTCGYDNKIVLTDLQGNLTQSLPSVVVGEHSDKVISARWHPKDFSILTTSADKTAKLWAIPNI
- the LOC142237817 gene encoding WD repeat-containing protein 47 isoform X1, translating into MFMKLKMTSSKKPLCFIAINTLNDVQAIRCAEFHPDGSFYAVGSNSKTLRICLYPQQSVNSKSLSFQSSSVIFKRTKHHKGSIYCLSWSKDGQLIATGSNDKTIKIIKYSSENKQLEGREIELQYHDGTVRDLCFLNDTEKTLLVSGGAGDCKVYVSDCCVPSHPINTYAEHTGHIFSVYSWETNMFVTGSQDKSVRFWDIRVQDSINTVIPSSYSSVTSVCVDPTGRLLVSGHEDACVLHDIRRNRQIQCFQPHSADIRSIRFSPSAYYLLTCGYDNKIVLTDLQGNLTQSLPSVVVGEHSDKVISARWHPKDFSILTTSADKTAKLWAIPNI
- the RpL11 gene encoding ribosomal protein L11, with translation MTAATKESGKKIKRDPAKNPMRDLHIRKLCLNICVGESGDRLTRAAKVLEQLTGQQPVFSKARYTVRSFGIRRNEKIAVHCTVRGAKAEEILEKGLKVREYELRRENFSATGNFGFGIQEHIDLGIKYDPSIGIYGLDFYVVLGRPGYNVAHRKRKSGTVGFPHRLTKEDAMKWFQQKYDGIILNSKK
- the Galphas gene encoding G protein alpha s subunit, coding for MGCFGSPSSKQSDINSEDTRSQKRRSDAISKQLQKDKQLYRATHRLLLLGAGESGKSTIVKQMRILHVDGFSEQEKKQKIEDIKKNIRDAILTITGAMSTLNPPIPLEKKENDIRVEYIQDYASSPDFNYPPEFYEHTEELWKDRGVLATYERSNEYQLIDCAKYFLDRVSIIKQQNYTPNEQDILRCRVLTSGIFETRFQVDKVNFHMFDVGGQRDERRKWIQCFNDVTAIIFVTACSSYNMVLREDPTQNRLRESLELFKSIWNNRWLRTISVILFLNKQDLLAEKIKAGKSKLSEYFAEFNKYQTPSDAIIESGDDPEVIRAKYFIRDEFLRISTASGDGKHYCYPHFTCAVDTENIKRVFNDCRDIIQRMHLRQYELL